The DNA window AGACGTCATTAACCTCTAAGTGTTAACATGAATCAGGTCATGAagcatcagatttttttttatatgaacATTACTGAATTAACACAAAATTATTGAAGTTATTTACCTCATAATTGCCTCAATTTTCACTGTTGTATTCATCTCCTCATTGCCTCATTGACTTTTACTTTCATGATGAGCCActcagttttttgtttttcaaccCATTAGAGAGCCTTTTTCAACGATTTACACATCAAGTATCTTCTGTGGCATCATGCATATTCCTCATAAacgaatgaatgaataaattttaatactttcacaatatttttgatACCATCTTAACCCTAAAAATTTTTTCACAGGCTGCTGCCAATGCTCTTAGAGCGCTAGCAGACATGGGCTTAGATTCCATTGTCCCAAATAAGAAGGAATCATCAGTCGGTCCAGGTGGAGACAAGTAAGTTTTTAAGCCTTTCTTTCTCTTTAATTTCTGCAGTGTCAGTGTTCtgcagtaattttttcttcctacAGAAATTTTACCGTCTCCCAAAGAGTTTCATAGAAAAAGCACACATTTTTGGGAATATCCCAAAAAAAGAGTTTTTGGAAAAGCAAGGGAATTGCAAGGAAATTAAATGGTGAGACATCAGGAGGCATGGtgttggtgtttttttttttttttttttttttcaatgcacaaACTTACTTAGATACATACATTTGTAGTTTGGGAAACGCAATCACAAGAATTTTGGACAGCAAATAGAATACCTGTACTgaagaaaaggagaggaaaaataattgataaatGGAAATGATTTTGAACTAGTTGCATAACTTGCATTATCCGCAAATATTCCCAGTTTGAAGTTATTTcttttctcttggaaaaaaataattaccacAAAAATTCACTTGATATTAGCCTTGCTTTATTATATACACCCCTTAGATAAAAGAGCTATAGATTTCTAAAACATCCATCAGTTTTTAAGATGATAAAATGTCCCTACCTGTAAAGTAACAGATGTTGATATCTGTACCGTCTACATGTAAGACCCTGTATGTATGTCTAATCTACTAGTGCTTTGACCAAATGCAATAGTATCCTACAAAGGATTAACAATTTTGATGGAAATTATATCAGGCAGTACTGTGCCCTGAGAAATTTAGGAAGAAATGTCTTAGTCTTGGAAATAATTTGATACCCCTTTAAAGCCAGCCCCCAAATCACGGTGGCAACAGTCAGAGAAAACCcaaaaaaagtcagagaattcgCTTTTTGTTTGGGAAGGAGACTGTACTGGGTTTTTGGACTAGGTGGCCATGGATTCTTGTTTTCTAAAGTTAAAGAATGTCACCAAAATCAACCAGGGATCTCTCTCAGAAAGGTCAGGGCTTACATGTTTGAATTTAGCACTTGATAATTGTTACTTTCAGAATCATCCTTCTGTTTTAACTATTTGTTGCTCTTTTAAAGCTTTTTAGTTTAATTGAGTGTTCTCAAACTAATACGCATACTTACAAtctttatctttttatttttcagtttactCGGTTTGGTGAACGACAATGTGCCATTCATGAATATGAACGGAATACCCAAATAGAGAACTGTgacttcacaaaaatttcacaactattgaatttaatttttaaaaaattttatgtaCCACTGATGTGAAGTTATTTTCTTGTGATCATTACCTTTTTTTCAGTTAGCTCAAACTGATAACTCAATTTTAAATACATGGAACTCATCatgtctttaaaattgaaattaatcgTTTTTTTGTTGGTTATTGTCCGGTGTCAGTTGCTTAGATATTTAAGTCTCGGCTGCAATCTTATTTGACTGCATGGTTCCAAAAATTGGGACACAGTAAAATAGCAGACATTTTCATTTGTACTCAGTAGTTTTGTAGAAGCCGAAGAGGGAAACAATGGTGCTTAGGGCAAGTCATACAATACCTGAGCAAACTTTTTTCACACCAGTAGTAGACTCAGCCTTAGTCACCGCTAAGGCCACCGGCTGTATGAGCCATCATCAGAGACACTGTTAAGGGGGTGCCCTACTTAACTTTCTTAACTCTTCACTCTCTGTCTGAGACTGAAATAAAGGCTCtgttgtgaaattttaattgaaattcagattttcagCAAGCTCTTGTATGAataatttgtgaattttcacctcagcaatttttcatgaaatttcaaggtgaAACTGCATCTCAGCCCTCCATACTTAAACTAAACCTTTATCGTCCAGTGAAATGATAAACTGGCACCACCTCTagacttaaaattaaattgaaaaagtggGGGAAAACCTCAAAATTGCTGAATGGAGGGAATCAATCTGAATGTTGGTGACAATAAAAGAAGAGCTCAAAAAACGGAATTTTTTTATGACGATGTGGCTGGAAGAAGCTCCAAAATGTGTCTTAGACatgtcaagttttcaaaaaaatttggggaGTTCCTAGTTCCACTAAGGgggatgaaattttaattcaagtGACTGACTAAGCTAAAACCAATCCTAATAACCAACTGTCATGTCCAATGAATTTTTAGGACAAAATCAGATTTCAATGTTTCTGGTTTTAGAAAGAGTCCTCTTAATGATGAATGTGTGTTCCCAAATTCATCGCTAAAAGTCCTCTCAGCAAACCTGATTCAAAAATAGCAACTTTTGTTACAAAAAGCAACATCGAAACGTTGCAATACTGTGTgtgtgtaaaaaaaagtgacaaaagtTTGCAGTAGGCTTATTTTGtcaattacttaaaattatggCTGCAAAAATTATTTGTTATGAAAAAGAGAGTAGGTGAGattattattgtaaaatttagtttctagaatttttaagtttgtttttttttttaaatgtttgtatTTATCTATGTTTTTACCTTTACCCTAAGTTTCATCATAGGTACTACTTTTTGGTTGGAAAATATTAAGGCGAAGGCAAAAAGCTTGATTTTGGATTGGTACCAAGAGTGTAAATCGCTATTTTTATCAGTCCTAAAATTCTGAATAAGTTTctatctcatttttttgtttgttttttgaagcAGTGATTTCTTgaccaatttttaatttctattgGAGGCAAACTTACACAACTTAAACATCAAGCTTTTTAgccaattttaaataatttctcaTATAAACTTAAAATACCTGTTTTCCAGAGACCTGCCCAGGCTCATATATACTGTTTCATCTAACTAAAGTTCAAAAGTTACTGACTGTCAATATTatccacaatttttaattttgtccaaTTAATCTATCGGCAGCTCAAACTGTATTTTAAAGTGAAGTACCCATCATTGCAGTTGCCCATGTGACCTTATCAGATGTTATACAACGTTAACTGTTGAAGTCGTTATTTTGCCTGTAGGTGTTAATTATGTTCTATCGTGTACCAGTGATTTTTCGACCCCCTTTTAAGATTTGTTAAGTTGAGCTGAAAGGAggtctcttcaaaaaatttgaaatcaatttttttcaattaatttgatTGTGTAGTGCAAAACTTCTTTCTGTCTGTAGAAGTTCGCATTGCAAGCAAAATCTGAAATACTTCATTACatagttattttaaaacttaTTCTTTGACCTGTGCAATTCTGCACTGAACatgctctaaattttttaattatccTGCACTTGTACATAAATTCttagttttcaattttaaagttaaggAAGAATCTCGTCACACTTTACCAAAATTGACCGATGACAAAAATGCCTGTACCTAATTGTCAAATGTTAAAAATGCTCTCACCTTCTGAGGTTCATCGAACAGTGCAGGTGGTGTAGGCAGAAGATTCCTAACGCAGTGCTCATAAGGTGATTGATAacgtttcaaatttaaatttccctcTAAAAACCTATACTTTTTGCATCTTACATCTCAATTGTTTCTTCTTTCACAGCTAGAAGCCTAGCCATTCATGTCCATAAACGTTCCTCAACTACATTGTTTAGTGTATATCCTGTATTGTACGATGGCACCTCATACTCATCAGGTGTTGTTTACTTACatgttttttcattgaaaatttaaatcctGTCATCAAgagctttcaaaaattatattttgttgGCGTAGGTGAGTCCAAGAACTCTCAATTGAATCAATGACttggcagttttttttttttttttttttttttttcatttttcttaaagcAATCCAGGCAGCAATTATTGCCTATAGTTTGCCTTGGGAGTAGCACTCAGTGATGGCTCCAATAAAATAATTACTCTTGCTTGAGCAATAAAAATAGTCTCTTCTATCCCCTCTTTgcttggaaaaaaaaggagggtGGTCAACtgttcttgtttttcttctagTTCATTGCTATATGTTCAGTTCTTTGCAAGGCACGACATTCATTTAAGATTTCAAGATTCAGTGTCGACTTTCCAGCAGTGATTCTAATGTGTTGATaatgttttctcttcatttaaatttatgtacAATAATTGACTCAAGTTGAGACAGGCTGCCTCACACATTATTGATAGTtctaatgaatttaaatggaggaccttgcaacttgcaagaatcgccactgctgtCGAAGTTTAAGGTAGGAAATTTGCCATGATTTTacagccaatgtgtttttggaCTTATGCCTATGAACTTTCACCATGCAACTATAAGTTTGATAATGAagccttaaaaataatttagtgGTTTGATTTGTATtattacatttattttatttgtttcttttttctttctcttactTATGAATGGGTTCTCCTCTCATTTCAATGCACCTTTGCTGAATTCCAGTTCCCGGGGATTTTTATGCATATCTTAcgattattttttatcaaaagagcATTGATTTCACTTTTATGTATTTtgcttcctttttatttttcccagTCGCAAATTTTACCCTCTTTACTATGTTCAACAGttgtttcattcattttctaaCATCATAAGCCTTTTTATGTTCAAGCTCTGTCTGCTTAGAATTACCAGATTGTGGTAAAATATaacattttctcttttaataGATTTTCCTTTACTCTATTTTAATTCCTCCCCCCCTTTTCAAGCAGTGTCACATCTTACCAACACACCTCCAAGTTTCAGTTGAGCGCTGCTCATTGTAATACAAATTTTTCTACAGGAAAAATGGCTTGATTCATTAATGATTTGTTATGGAGCGAGGTTAATACATAGTGACTTAAAAGTAAGGATTGAGCaaataaaacttgaatttttttttcagtggttttattgtaataagaaagtaaaaatgaagtacaaattaataagaaaatatattatacatgttcattttcaattacaaacgaggaagcaggggaaaaaatttttaaaaaaaaaataataaaaaaaatggataaataCCTAAAACAAATTTATTAGCTTTACAGGGACTTtacttaaaaatgcaaattttttttaggaagttGGAGTTGATTGATTTGTGCCATTTTTGTCAGAGggttcaatttttatttctgatgACTCTGGAATTTCTAATTGTCTGGGTCCGTATAGTAAAACATAAGCAGTATGCCAgtcacctgaaaattttggaataaaataaaattaatattcctggaatagaaataaaataaaaagataggAAACAAAAGgcaatttaagacaaaaaatttaattcacaAAATTAGATTATCTTCAATAATGGTTCGAAGAGTGGGTGCATCCattttattaattcattttttgaaagtatGGAAAGGCCTAAGCTTCCagaaattttttaagatttctttttaaatccTAAGAGGCGAAGAAATCCCActttgaaaatgccaaaaattggggCCCGtctaaaatgatatttttggcgAGCTTTGATGGCGTAGCTGGGCAAGAGAACCTGTATTTGTTAATTGGCTAAAATCAGCTTAACAGACACACATTAACAGACATTGCTTTGCAACGTCAACTCGATTGTTTGCTTTTGATTGGCTGTACTTAAATTAACTTTTTCGCCACTTGGAAATGATCTCTtgaacttcttggttttttcacaATGTTTCATTTGTGAAAAACGGAAGTAACATCCTGCAAAAATTCTTTTCCACTGCGCCATTGCTTAATGCTTTAAGGTTGACTTAGACTATGAGCCCAAGCAGGACATAAGgttctaaaaaataaaagtttccaTTGGTAGTTGGGCCTCTGACACTCTTGAGCTCTCACAGAACGGTTGGAAGTAAAGTTATGAAAGTGAAACATTTGATGTAGAAAGATGCTTACCTCCACcagaaagtttcaaaacttCCTCTAATGTTATGGGCGTTACAACATCATCATCAAACTTAATCCACATGGATGGGTTTGACGGAGACCGTACCCATGCAACATAGTGACCGCTGCTACTTAGCCGACCTTTATGTGTTAAAACTGCTTGTAATGTGTAGTAACCAGAGTTGTTTGAGCCTAAATCTGCACAGAAATAGAAGAAGAGAGTTTTAGTAACAAATGATATTGAAGATACGAAAGTGCAATGAACCCTGTGAAATGCCAACAAATGTAAACAAGGAAAGCTTCTCCCGGATAACcggaaaattgattaaaattttgccGGAAGATACTAGAAATGACATTGAGATAATCATATTTGtccattttttcgaatcaaGTCGATGAAGCCCCAAAACATAATGAgattcggcgtttttacttgcGCAGAATCAATCAGTCCCTgagctgaaaatattaaaattttagttaaggaATGAATGATAAGTGCATTATAGTCGATCTAAATTTTATTGTGTTGCGAATTTTAAAACACTCCTGAAATTTCGGAGCTAGCAAAACACCGCAttaatttagtgaaaaatttcttACCGTCTTCAAACCAGTATGGTTCATATTTGAcatcctttttcttttctattggtTTTTTACCAGTGCCAGATGTTGCCTCAAGAGCTTGCTTATCTTCAAATTCCtggaaaaacaagaaataaagtTACTTACAAGATTATCTTTTTTCTATCCTGATGTTTGTGATGAAAGATGTGTTGACTGTGCACCAAACCTAGTTGCGTACATTTTATCGGGGTGTGACGGCTTTAACTTCcgtaattttcctttttctttcctgATGTGTATGACTTAAGATGTGTTGATTATTACACAcacaaaggaagaaaaaagactATTAAGTAAGTCAAAATTATCACATTGGTAAAAAGCGAGCGTGTTATGAACGGTTTTGACTGTAATAATGGgtaaaatttctttaatatttgaGGTAAAGCTATGGTCCATTTGGTTACTTTCAGATAAATGTCATAAAAGTTATGATTGTATATTGCAGCGTATTAGATATTTGGTCAATGAAATTTTGGAGACCAGCACAAGAAAGCAGATCATAAAAAACACTTAAACTCACTTGCGCGTAAAATTTGATAACTAGCAGATGCGTTTTGTTAGATAGAGCCAACGAAACTTGTCCGCTAGTTATCGCTATTAATTTTGTTATTCTTATTAATTTTATGCTCAAGTGAGTTTAAGTGTTTTTAATGATATTAAATATTCACATTTGGCGAAGAAAGAAGCAAAATTCAAGATAGTCTGATAACTTTCTGATCTAATTTCAATTAGCcacatggtaaaaaaaaaaagagaaaaaacccaTGATCCAGCATTTAATATGGATATGGCGGGAAAGATTCTACAAAGGTCCAAATGATCAGACTTGAATACTCCTGAAATTAAGTAACTTCAATGGTATACAATTGatcaaggaggaaaaagaaacaaaacaaaattgagCTTTACCTTAAATTTTTGTCTCATAGGTTCCAGTTTCTTTTGAAGCTCTGGAGAACAAAGCTCATAGGTGTCAAAATCGTATGGGAATTTtatatccttcaaaattttagcgtTTACCTTATCTTTTTCTTTATAGACATATCGTACAAATTGAACTGTTAAATATGCTGGCAACCTCCTAATTTTACACTGTAAGAAAAAATGTCAGCAATTAATAAAAGGAGTTGAACTGTCACAAGCATAATTCAGATAATTTACATACATCACATACCAGAATTAGAACCATTAAAGAGTACATACATAAATATGTATTAGATACATTTTCAAGAGATCATACCAATTTAAACAagatattttgcaaaataatcaACGTGACTAAAACACAGAGCCTGTCATTGATCAtcaataataatgatgaatgaatgaaaaggGGGGCGGGATAccaaaaaatcagcattttatcTGAGCCCTGAAAACTGCTTTTCTcaacaaaactttgaaaaacatGTGAGTCgttttgaacaaattgaaagaaattcaaaacttatGATCTGAGCAGCAAAACTGATGTCAaggattgaaattttcaaaaacattacAGAACCTGACAAACAAAATAATAACgaacaaaaaatgtaaaaatatcaggaaacaAAAGCAACTTGGGAGTCAATTCATTGGACTGATCTATACCAAAGATGAGCACATCATAATCCTGAACAACTTATGCTAAATTACAGATTTCATTTATATTTACTACCAAACACCAAAACTATGGTTCAATTaagtttttcacagaatattgtTCTGCTGGTTTAACCTCATACATATAttcgcaaaaaataataaaatctgttcAAAACCCAAGTTTCAACGTCCAATATTCACAAAGACATAACTCATCATATAACACTATGTATGATATCATTACTGCGGTGGTACTGACATACCACAGTTTCTTTCACCTTTGATTCATCAATCAGTGGTGCGTACGTTTGCACTGGTTGCTTGACTCAAAACACAGATAAAATCAAGGGGGagaaaaccgcaaatttttctatgagcaatatctttgttaatattgtacgtcaaaatttgacgtttGGTAAGATCTTATCAATTTTGGCAGACATGAATGCTTAGACCataaaaacatgattctgtgactcGTTCAACTGACCAACGTTTGACTATCACTAAGAATTCAATTCGGCAAACCCTGAAGCCAGAAATATCCGGATGCAAAACTATATCATCTGATTTTCCTAAACAAATGTGTTATTTCGTTCTTAAATACTTTCACTTTTAAGGAATTGCGGATATTCAGAGATTTTTTGGAATAAAAAGCTGCTATGTGCTTCTGTCGTGATGGTTCCATCTCAAAAGGAAAACGATATTTTAGGCCCAATCAGGGGGTAAGAAGAATCTGAATAAACTTTATTGACTTTAAAGCTTGATCAGAAAATTTAGCATGAAAAACTCAAAACAAAGGATGCAAGAAATACAAAGAAACAACATAATCTTCTTACCGTTTTGGTGTAAACAGCATCTCTACCAAGAGTTGGAGAATTTTTCGTTAGCTGTTCttgcattttctgaaaaaaggacAGAAATTTTGTTGGGTCAGTCAAGAATACAGGGTTGAAAAATGTCGTGAATTTTTAAAGACAACTACATATGACAACTGAACACAAAGCAACAtatcaaaaagataaaaaattgtaaagcaAAATCACTCCTGGTTCCTTTGCCAGCACCAAAACTTTGTAggttttcagagattttttcctATTTCACAGCTTCATAAGATTTCTGCATATAATAAATCTTATACATGTAAACGAATTGGTTTGTTCTGTGAACATCTCTGATGAGACAGAGAGAAAATGAGCCAAGGTAGGCACTGCAATGAAAAATAAGCACCGAGTATTCTGAGTGATAATATCTCTCCATAAGCATTCGATGTCAAATTTGGCATTTGATAGAGCACATCATTTACCTTTCTCTATAATCTGGGGCCATCAAATTACGATTCTGCTGACAAGCCCAAATAGAAATGTTTCTCAGAAATATGCAACTGCCCTGGTGTTTTGCTCAAACAAAAAAACGCAGAGATATCACTTGACTTTCTAGccagaaataaaaaacttttCACTTATTtcgcatgaaattttttttgccataaactacctagtgcgacacacacacacaaaaaaagaaaagaaaaaaaaaaagattgaaagCAAAGAAGGGTACCACTCAATTTAGAGAATGATTTTGTACAAGTGCATAGTTTTGAAACTCACACTCTGTAAACCTGCCATCATGTACTTGACATCTTGAGAGATGAAGCAGcttaattctaaaaaattttctgTGCTAGTTGAGGGAGGTTCGTCTGCCTCAGTGCACTTAAATTCAACATCAAAAGAGCCACCAAAGTATTGCTCAACGAAAGATCTGcaacacagaaaaattcatttcagtTACACTATTGCTGCATTTTAAAATCTGATTCTAAAGTTGAATCCTCTGCACAGGTTGAATTTGAAGATGTGGCACCACATGaataaattgttaatttaagCCATCAAGAGGATTATttctaaaaaactgaaatacaGTACGAACTCGATTAAAAGGATTGCAATCAAGCCGGGCCGTAATTTAAAAGACCAATCCTTTTGTTCTCTTAAAGGTGCCAAAAAGTTTGCTGTTGAAGTGTTTGATGCATTACAAATTTAAATCGCAGCTCACTTTGGTTAATAAATCACATTTCTCTTTCTCATATCTTTTGATCAGCAAAACTCCTTCCGATGCAATGACTTGAGAGTATTTGAGTGGAATTTTGGACTgcaaactaataaaaaaaactagaagCCAAGTGATGGCACTTACATGCAA is part of the Bemisia tabaci chromosome 1, PGI_BMITA_v3 genome and encodes:
- the Usp14 gene encoding ubiquitin carboxyl-terminal hydrolase 14, producing the protein MPQYKVKVKWGKELYKDVDVNTDLEPMVFKAQLYALTGVQPARQKVMLKGQTLKDNDWGNIQITNGGTILLMGSKDDVPAEPDVKPVFVEDMNDAELASASNLPAGLNNLGNTCYLNAVVQCLKSVPELRSALKQYEGAVVLAGAPSQSITAALRDLYQVMDKGHNIPPILLLQVLHIAFPRFAEKSESGSYVQQDAYECWTELVRMLQQKLPSKPNKDDSPITFKSFVEQYFGGSFDVEFKCTEADEPPSTSTENFLELSCFISQDVKYMMAGLQSKMQEQLTKNSPTLGRDAVYTKTCKIRRLPAYLTVQFVRYVYKEKDKVNAKILKDIKFPYDFDTYELCSPELQKKLEPMRQKFKEFEDKQALEATSGTGKKPIEKKKDVKYEPYWFEDDLGSNNSGYYTLQAVLTHKGRLSSSGHYVAWVRSPSNPSMWIKFDDDVVTPITLEEVLKLSGGGDWHTAYVLLYGPRQLEIPESSEIKIEPSDKNGTNQSTPTS